The Benincasa hispida cultivar B227 chromosome 9, ASM972705v1, whole genome shotgun sequence genome has a segment encoding these proteins:
- the LOC120085923 gene encoding PX domain-containing protein EREL1 isoform X3 encodes MRGVLRRFNDFMNLFSDVKKAFPKKIIPPAPPKGILRMKTRALLEERRRSLEEWLTKLLSDIDISRSVAVASFLELEAAARSSFQNDNQGPSGEYPDYNSKISAHQSPPNSSSSTVAGGLSFASDYGSDTAYEASELGTASLGRDDNSEIAIDDLALDDDLSSPIEKLVKYGLSNIDEGLFMGQTILEQLEGLPKHKAHPRYNNNLKDGHNGNTSKASYLDKNGLVPFAEPEHGKVIGHARKLSDESVASDASSLKGGEISSFSLRNSVGNGSLDHSGAEVSNAIEFHSNPELHFSHDALLFPKDHRHKMNRVLSTMHQRLVTAKTDMEDLISRLNQEITVKDYLATMVKDLEVELEINKQKSKENLQQAILMEREKVTQMQWEMEELRHKSLEMELKLKSKEGENSFSVPTKGFTLQEKVALQEELKSTKEQLKNVSKQFEELEGKSKGDIRVLVKEVKSLRSTHAKLKQELSQTLQQKSETEEFLRQEREMRQHANTAWRKLLSECRSLHGRLKKCSMNFSADDDYNHDVESSSLPNALDLLTTSDDQLNLLLAEENLLANGKQTATSMADDDVRDGDNDSVKVDAELRMILKDIFTENTRLRKQVNSYFRHSMRLRMSKEADGAEAASSSSQSTKVNTTTET; translated from the exons ATGCGGGGAGTATTAAGGCGATTTAATGATTTCATGAATTTATTTTCAGAT GTTAAAAAGGCTTTTCCAAAGAAAATTATTCCTCCAGCTCCACCCAAAGGAATCTTACGGATGAAAACCAGGGCACTCTTAGAAGAG AGAAGGCGCTCTTTGGAGGAGTGGTTGACAAAGCTGCTGTCTGACATTGATATATCAAGAAGTGTTGCAGTAGCATCCTTCCTTGAGCTAGAAGCTGCCGCTAGGTCTT CTTTCCAAAATGATAATCAGGGGCCTTCAGGTGAATACCCTGATTATAACAGCAAAATTTCAGCACATCAATCCCCTCCTAATTCAAGCTCATCTACTGTTGCTGGTGGTTTGTCGTTTGCATCAGATTATGGTAGTGATACTGCTTATGAGGCCTCTGAACTTGGTACAGCAAGTCTGGGAAGAGATGATAATTCTGAAATTGCCATAGACGATTTAGCTCTGGATGATGATCTTTCCAGTCCAATCGAAAAACTTGTGAAGTATGGATTGTCCAATATTGATGAGGGACTGTTTATGGGACAGACCATTCTAGAGCAGTTGGAAGGCCTTCCAAAACATAAAGCTCATCCTAGATATAATAACAATTTAAAGGATGGTCACAATGGTAATACTTCCAAGGCATCGTACTTGGATAAAAATGGACTGGTGCCGTTTGCAGAGCCTGAGCATGGCAAGGTAATTGGCCATGCTCGCAAGCTGTCTGATGAGAGTGTAGCAAGTGATGCAAGTTCTCTGAAAGGTGGAGAGATTTCAAGCTTTTCACTTCGGAATTCAGTAGGCAATGGCTCACTTGATCATTCAGGTGCCGAGGTTTCAAATGCAATTGAATTTCATAGCAACCCTGAATTGCATTTTTCACATGATGCACTCCTCTTCCCAAAGGATCATCGacataaaatgaatagggttctTTCAACAATGCATCAAAGGCTAGTGACAGCAAAAACAGACATGGAGGACCTTATATCAAGATTGAATCAGGAAATTACCGTGAAAGATTACCTTGCAACAATG GTTAAGGATTTGGAAGTAGAACTCGAAATAAACAAGCAGAAAAGTAAAGAAAACCTTCAACAAGCTATTTTGATGGAGAGGGAAAAAGTTACCCAAATGCAGTGGGAAATGGAGGAACTTCGTCACAAATCATTGGAAATGGAGTTAAAATTGAAGTCTAAAGAG GGTGAAAATTCATTTTCAGTGCCTACAAAAGGTTTTACCCTTCAGGAGAAAGTCGCCTTGCAAGAAGAGCTCAAATCCACGAAAGAGCAACTAAAGAATGTGTCTAAGCAATTTGAAGAGCTTGAAGGAAAATCAAAAGGAGACATCAGGGTTCTTGTTAAAGAGGTCAAATCTCTTCGAAGTACCCACGCCAAACTTAAACAAGAGCTTAGTCAAACACTTCAACAGAAGTCTGAGACCGAG GAATTCCTTCGACAAGAGAGAGAAATGAGACAGCATGCAAACACCGCTTGGAGAAAGCTGCTGTCTGAATGTAGGAGCCTACATGGTCGGCTTAAAAAATGCAGCATGAATTTTTCAGCAGATGATGATTATAACCATGATGTGGAATCATCATCCTTACCTAATGCCTTGGATTTGTTGACGACATCTGATGACCAACTAAATCTCCTCCTGGCTGAG GAAAATCTTCTGGCCAATGGCAAACAAACTGCTACTTCAATGGCAGATGATGACGTTCGGGATGGTGACAACGATTCGGTTAAAGTAGACGCAGAGTTGAGGATGATACTTAAAGACATATTCACCGAAAACACTAGGTTGAGGAAACAGGTCAATTCTTATTTCAGGCACAGTATGAGATTGAGGATGTCAAAGGAAGCTGATGGTGCAGAggctgcttcttcttcttcacaaagTACTAAAGTA
- the LOC120085923 gene encoding PX domain-containing protein EREL2 isoform X1, protein MMLNRSPPKHRHDGTSPLPLGMDWSPPPRKWNGKDTVWPHDHRTGWSYCVIIPSWVALPKTRAADPVVVRFSMAPSFFWVQVGVQSPEGITAMRGVLRRFNDFMNLFSDVKKAFPKKIIPPAPPKGILRMKTRALLEERRRSLEEWLTKLLSDIDISRSVAVASFLELEAAARSSFQNDNQGPSGEYPDYNSKISAHQSPPNSSSSTVAGGLSFASDYGSDTAYEASELGTASLGRDDNSEIAIDDLALDDDLSSPIEKLVKYGLSNIDEGLFMGQTILEQLEGLPKHKAHPRYNNNLKDGHNGNTSKASYLDKNGLVPFAEPEHGKVIGHARKLSDESVASDASSLKGGEISSFSLRNSVGNGSLDHSGAEVSNAIEFHSNPELHFSHDALLFPKDHRHKMNRVLSTMHQRLVTAKTDMEDLISRLNQEITVKDYLATMVKDLEVELEINKQKSKENLQQAILMEREKVTQMQWEMEELRHKSLEMELKLKSKEGENSFSVPTKGFTLQEKVALQEELKSTKEQLKNVSKQFEELEGKSKGDIRVLVKEVKSLRSTHAKLKQELSQTLQQKSETEEFLRQEREMRQHANTAWRKLLSECRSLHGRLKKCSMNFSADDDYNHDVESSSLPNALDLLTTSDDQLNLLLAEENLLANGKQTATSMADDDVRDGDNDSVKVDAELRMILKDIFTENTRLRKQVNSYFRHSMRLRMSKEADGAEAASSSSQSTKVNTTTET, encoded by the exons ATGATGCTGAATCGAAGTCCGCCAAAGCATAGACATGATGGAACCTCGCCGTTGCCTCTTGGAATGGACTGGAGCCCTCCTCCTCGAAAATGG AATGGGAAGGACACAGTTTGGCCTCATGACCATCGCACAGGATGGAGTTACTGTGTCATAATACCTTCATGGGTTGCCCTTCCTAAGACACGAGCTGCAGATCCTGTGGTGGTACGCTTTTCAATGGCTCCCAGTTTCTTTTG GGTTCAGGTTGGTGTACAGTCACCTGAAGGGATCACAGCAATGCGGGGAGTATTAAGGCGATTTAATGATTTCATGAATTTATTTTCAGAT GTTAAAAAGGCTTTTCCAAAGAAAATTATTCCTCCAGCTCCACCCAAAGGAATCTTACGGATGAAAACCAGGGCACTCTTAGAAGAG AGAAGGCGCTCTTTGGAGGAGTGGTTGACAAAGCTGCTGTCTGACATTGATATATCAAGAAGTGTTGCAGTAGCATCCTTCCTTGAGCTAGAAGCTGCCGCTAGGTCTT CTTTCCAAAATGATAATCAGGGGCCTTCAGGTGAATACCCTGATTATAACAGCAAAATTTCAGCACATCAATCCCCTCCTAATTCAAGCTCATCTACTGTTGCTGGTGGTTTGTCGTTTGCATCAGATTATGGTAGTGATACTGCTTATGAGGCCTCTGAACTTGGTACAGCAAGTCTGGGAAGAGATGATAATTCTGAAATTGCCATAGACGATTTAGCTCTGGATGATGATCTTTCCAGTCCAATCGAAAAACTTGTGAAGTATGGATTGTCCAATATTGATGAGGGACTGTTTATGGGACAGACCATTCTAGAGCAGTTGGAAGGCCTTCCAAAACATAAAGCTCATCCTAGATATAATAACAATTTAAAGGATGGTCACAATGGTAATACTTCCAAGGCATCGTACTTGGATAAAAATGGACTGGTGCCGTTTGCAGAGCCTGAGCATGGCAAGGTAATTGGCCATGCTCGCAAGCTGTCTGATGAGAGTGTAGCAAGTGATGCAAGTTCTCTGAAAGGTGGAGAGATTTCAAGCTTTTCACTTCGGAATTCAGTAGGCAATGGCTCACTTGATCATTCAGGTGCCGAGGTTTCAAATGCAATTGAATTTCATAGCAACCCTGAATTGCATTTTTCACATGATGCACTCCTCTTCCCAAAGGATCATCGacataaaatgaatagggttctTTCAACAATGCATCAAAGGCTAGTGACAGCAAAAACAGACATGGAGGACCTTATATCAAGATTGAATCAGGAAATTACCGTGAAAGATTACCTTGCAACAATG GTTAAGGATTTGGAAGTAGAACTCGAAATAAACAAGCAGAAAAGTAAAGAAAACCTTCAACAAGCTATTTTGATGGAGAGGGAAAAAGTTACCCAAATGCAGTGGGAAATGGAGGAACTTCGTCACAAATCATTGGAAATGGAGTTAAAATTGAAGTCTAAAGAG GGTGAAAATTCATTTTCAGTGCCTACAAAAGGTTTTACCCTTCAGGAGAAAGTCGCCTTGCAAGAAGAGCTCAAATCCACGAAAGAGCAACTAAAGAATGTGTCTAAGCAATTTGAAGAGCTTGAAGGAAAATCAAAAGGAGACATCAGGGTTCTTGTTAAAGAGGTCAAATCTCTTCGAAGTACCCACGCCAAACTTAAACAAGAGCTTAGTCAAACACTTCAACAGAAGTCTGAGACCGAG GAATTCCTTCGACAAGAGAGAGAAATGAGACAGCATGCAAACACCGCTTGGAGAAAGCTGCTGTCTGAATGTAGGAGCCTACATGGTCGGCTTAAAAAATGCAGCATGAATTTTTCAGCAGATGATGATTATAACCATGATGTGGAATCATCATCCTTACCTAATGCCTTGGATTTGTTGACGACATCTGATGACCAACTAAATCTCCTCCTGGCTGAG GAAAATCTTCTGGCCAATGGCAAACAAACTGCTACTTCAATGGCAGATGATGACGTTCGGGATGGTGACAACGATTCGGTTAAAGTAGACGCAGAGTTGAGGATGATACTTAAAGACATATTCACCGAAAACACTAGGTTGAGGAAACAGGTCAATTCTTATTTCAGGCACAGTATGAGATTGAGGATGTCAAAGGAAGCTGATGGTGCAGAggctgcttcttcttcttcacaaagTACTAAAGTA
- the LOC120085923 gene encoding PX domain-containing protein EREL2 isoform X2, which yields MMLNRSPPKHRHDGTSPLPLGMDWSPPPRKWNGKDTVWPHDHRTGWSYCVIIPSWVALPKTRAADPVVFYRVQVGVQSPEGITAMRGVLRRFNDFMNLFSDVKKAFPKKIIPPAPPKGILRMKTRALLEERRRSLEEWLTKLLSDIDISRSVAVASFLELEAAARSSFQNDNQGPSGEYPDYNSKISAHQSPPNSSSSTVAGGLSFASDYGSDTAYEASELGTASLGRDDNSEIAIDDLALDDDLSSPIEKLVKYGLSNIDEGLFMGQTILEQLEGLPKHKAHPRYNNNLKDGHNGNTSKASYLDKNGLVPFAEPEHGKVIGHARKLSDESVASDASSLKGGEISSFSLRNSVGNGSLDHSGAEVSNAIEFHSNPELHFSHDALLFPKDHRHKMNRVLSTMHQRLVTAKTDMEDLISRLNQEITVKDYLATMVKDLEVELEINKQKSKENLQQAILMEREKVTQMQWEMEELRHKSLEMELKLKSKEGENSFSVPTKGFTLQEKVALQEELKSTKEQLKNVSKQFEELEGKSKGDIRVLVKEVKSLRSTHAKLKQELSQTLQQKSETEEFLRQEREMRQHANTAWRKLLSECRSLHGRLKKCSMNFSADDDYNHDVESSSLPNALDLLTTSDDQLNLLLAEENLLANGKQTATSMADDDVRDGDNDSVKVDAELRMILKDIFTENTRLRKQVNSYFRHSMRLRMSKEADGAEAASSSSQSTKVNTTTET from the exons ATGATGCTGAATCGAAGTCCGCCAAAGCATAGACATGATGGAACCTCGCCGTTGCCTCTTGGAATGGACTGGAGCCCTCCTCCTCGAAAATGG AATGGGAAGGACACAGTTTGGCCTCATGACCATCGCACAGGATGGAGTTACTGTGTCATAATACCTTCATGGGTTGCCCTTCCTAAGACACGAGCTGCAGATCCTGTGGTG TTCTACAGGGTTCAGGTTGGTGTACAGTCACCTGAAGGGATCACAGCAATGCGGGGAGTATTAAGGCGATTTAATGATTTCATGAATTTATTTTCAGAT GTTAAAAAGGCTTTTCCAAAGAAAATTATTCCTCCAGCTCCACCCAAAGGAATCTTACGGATGAAAACCAGGGCACTCTTAGAAGAG AGAAGGCGCTCTTTGGAGGAGTGGTTGACAAAGCTGCTGTCTGACATTGATATATCAAGAAGTGTTGCAGTAGCATCCTTCCTTGAGCTAGAAGCTGCCGCTAGGTCTT CTTTCCAAAATGATAATCAGGGGCCTTCAGGTGAATACCCTGATTATAACAGCAAAATTTCAGCACATCAATCCCCTCCTAATTCAAGCTCATCTACTGTTGCTGGTGGTTTGTCGTTTGCATCAGATTATGGTAGTGATACTGCTTATGAGGCCTCTGAACTTGGTACAGCAAGTCTGGGAAGAGATGATAATTCTGAAATTGCCATAGACGATTTAGCTCTGGATGATGATCTTTCCAGTCCAATCGAAAAACTTGTGAAGTATGGATTGTCCAATATTGATGAGGGACTGTTTATGGGACAGACCATTCTAGAGCAGTTGGAAGGCCTTCCAAAACATAAAGCTCATCCTAGATATAATAACAATTTAAAGGATGGTCACAATGGTAATACTTCCAAGGCATCGTACTTGGATAAAAATGGACTGGTGCCGTTTGCAGAGCCTGAGCATGGCAAGGTAATTGGCCATGCTCGCAAGCTGTCTGATGAGAGTGTAGCAAGTGATGCAAGTTCTCTGAAAGGTGGAGAGATTTCAAGCTTTTCACTTCGGAATTCAGTAGGCAATGGCTCACTTGATCATTCAGGTGCCGAGGTTTCAAATGCAATTGAATTTCATAGCAACCCTGAATTGCATTTTTCACATGATGCACTCCTCTTCCCAAAGGATCATCGacataaaatgaatagggttctTTCAACAATGCATCAAAGGCTAGTGACAGCAAAAACAGACATGGAGGACCTTATATCAAGATTGAATCAGGAAATTACCGTGAAAGATTACCTTGCAACAATG GTTAAGGATTTGGAAGTAGAACTCGAAATAAACAAGCAGAAAAGTAAAGAAAACCTTCAACAAGCTATTTTGATGGAGAGGGAAAAAGTTACCCAAATGCAGTGGGAAATGGAGGAACTTCGTCACAAATCATTGGAAATGGAGTTAAAATTGAAGTCTAAAGAG GGTGAAAATTCATTTTCAGTGCCTACAAAAGGTTTTACCCTTCAGGAGAAAGTCGCCTTGCAAGAAGAGCTCAAATCCACGAAAGAGCAACTAAAGAATGTGTCTAAGCAATTTGAAGAGCTTGAAGGAAAATCAAAAGGAGACATCAGGGTTCTTGTTAAAGAGGTCAAATCTCTTCGAAGTACCCACGCCAAACTTAAACAAGAGCTTAGTCAAACACTTCAACAGAAGTCTGAGACCGAG GAATTCCTTCGACAAGAGAGAGAAATGAGACAGCATGCAAACACCGCTTGGAGAAAGCTGCTGTCTGAATGTAGGAGCCTACATGGTCGGCTTAAAAAATGCAGCATGAATTTTTCAGCAGATGATGATTATAACCATGATGTGGAATCATCATCCTTACCTAATGCCTTGGATTTGTTGACGACATCTGATGACCAACTAAATCTCCTCCTGGCTGAG GAAAATCTTCTGGCCAATGGCAAACAAACTGCTACTTCAATGGCAGATGATGACGTTCGGGATGGTGACAACGATTCGGTTAAAGTAGACGCAGAGTTGAGGATGATACTTAAAGACATATTCACCGAAAACACTAGGTTGAGGAAACAGGTCAATTCTTATTTCAGGCACAGTATGAGATTGAGGATGTCAAAGGAAGCTGATGGTGCAGAggctgcttcttcttcttcacaaagTACTAAAGTA